Below is a window of Populus trichocarpa isolate Nisqually-1 chromosome 3, P.trichocarpa_v4.1, whole genome shotgun sequence DNA.
AAAACTTACATGACTCGTCTTGATCAGGGAATCTACAAAGCTTTCAAAGAAAGTTGTCTAGTTGGCACCAAATTGATTAACCAGCTCCAATGAAGTTGTCTCTGGAGTTGAAAACAACTCCTGATCACTTTGGAGTAGGCCTGCACTTGCTTAAAGGTTAGAGAAGTATCTGTTGTCAAACTTTTTCGCTATTGTTGGGTCTAGGTTGGTGAGAACGGTGCCATTCCCACCTCAAGGACATGATTTCTGGAGGATCTTCAGCTGTGTTCAGCTCAAAGTGGGATCAGGTTTAATTACCGATGTTGTTGAGATCATAAAGTTAGGGTGTCAAAAAAGTCCCCGGACCTAGCGAAATGAATGGGAGCCTAGCAAAAAAGTTAAACTCTTTTAGACATCAGTAATCAAATTCATTCATGTCaaaaatttatacatacatATCAAGACTTGAATACTAGACAATCATGACGAGGGGATCAAAGGtgtcaaaaaaccaatttaacataatagcttaagctattaggtaatGTCTTAAGatgtgatttatattattctctaacacattccttcaagtgaaagctttttgagcttgaaacttgcacatgccgacattaccttgtgcttgatttttatcaaataaatgggggtggtgagattcgaactcgtgatcactTGGTTATTAAGACTCTGATAcaatgtcaaagaaccaattcaatctaataacttaagctgttaggtaaggtctcaagatataatttatattattttataacaaaagaGACTTGATCTTCTCTTTGATGACATTCAAATGTATTATACACACGTGATTACATTTAAAGGTTGTTCTTATTTTCGTCCTCGTCCAGCCCTTAtttttatataggttttttatatatagcttTGTGTTTACAATACAACGAatctaatcttttctttttatagaatatcttacttttaaaaattgaaattctgtTACGTTATATTGATTTCAATCCCTACCTTCTGAATGAGGTTAATTTAGTCCAATTTCCACTTCAATAATTTTATGGGAAAATAAACGATACAATTTAGAGGGGGAAATGGGGGCAAAGAcaatattgttgttattttaagatttaagaattgaattttgttctctcttctttttttcctctcatctcTCTCCCCTATGGAATAATAGCCAAAATTAACTGCCAAAACGTAGTACTACTACTGatgcattaatatatatatatatatatatatatatcattacaATTATAGGAATATCTTGTCACTTTGTTTACGTAATCTCTTGAGTTCAGCGATCTCTAGTTGACATGGATCAATCCTAATCTCATCATCCAAAgagtcataaaataaaaaatatatgcactAAACTATGCgatttttcatcttttggaAATATCTAAAATGTTTGAAGGATTCAAAATATCATAACTTGTCAATGTTGGTTGATGTACTACGTTCGTCATTTATTGAGAAAGATGCTTCGACATTTCTGTCCTGTCAtctttgataaagaaaaataagatctGCACCTTATTGCTTTTTCTCAGCATCCAAACATGTGTAAAGTTTGAAGAGGGGTCCATGTCCAGCATTAATGGGTCATACGCACACCAACCCTCGTAAATAATTACATCCTCAACGACgtggttataaaataatttttagtcaaatcataatatttcttttctttttgatcaaatatcaaatcCACCATTCATTTTCCAAGAAGATGACCACACACACGTACACTTGATTTTATCATCAAATCAATGAAGTCTTTTGTCAGCATCAATAATCATATCACTGTTGCAATGTGAAACTTGTGGGAACATTTTGTCACTGTGATTTTATCGCTCCATAACTACATGCCCCTAATAGATCCAAAATGATGCATCCTTTAGTTGCATCTCCTTAATTTTCTGGTAATCTGGTTTGGAGGATCATTATCATATGCCTATGCTCAGCTGACTCCCACATTTTACCATGAAACATGCCCTATTGTGGCCAACATAGTTCTGGAGTCCTTGTTCAGGCTTTGCAGACAAATCCCAGGATTGGAGACAGCCTCACTCGACTTCATTTCCATGGTTGTTTTGTTAATGTAACCATCTTCATAACCAATCATGTTCTTTTCTCTAACATTGATATATAATCAaacattttgtttcttgaactTCAAGTGTTAATTACCAGCTTCTTTCAGGGTTGTGATATTGGATcaattcttttgaacaacactgataaaaatatactaataaaatCTTAGTTCATACAGTTATAATTTTCTCGTATTCTCGGACGCGTTAGGCTAACATGTGTCATCATCAAACACGTTCCGGCCTATGAAGGCATGCTGGGTCTGACGCTTGGCAGACCCAGGTGTTGATGGGTCTGACACTTACCAGACCTAGCACTTGGGCCTAACACGCTGTCATGCCAACACGGTGGGCCAGTCACGCATTATCCGAGGGTGTCAAGCTTCAGGATTTTTATCATCGCTCATCGGGCATAGCCAGATTCGCTACACTCATGGATTCAAACATAATACATAAATCTAATGCCATCAATTCTATAGATTTTTACATTAAAtcataaagaaattatttctcaataaataagcttaattaaaaaagtttacGCTCCACCAGTATTATTAAGTGTATTAAAGTTTTTCATGATCTACCatgtctttattattttaaaagataaaataagttgaatacaacttataataaattttaaaatattataaagatgaaattaCACTTCAACTACACTCCAACTACTTATAtatctccataaaaaaataaaatttataaattataaattcactAAGCAAACGTGTCTGAATGATTCTATCAAAATATTAACCTTATCCAACAGTGAACTAGCTGGAAATTTCGGAGAATGAATACAGACTACTGaactctctttttctttagcaAGGCATTCTGCCAGCACTGTGCACTTAAGAGCCTTcctatcttatttatttcaattgtgTGGTGGTTCCACTAATTATCACATGGTGCACGACCACGTAATACAATATACACGTGTATGATTTTATTACTCCATAACTACATTCCCCAGCATCACTGGTTTATTAATCGATGGAAGAAAGagtgctttttttgttttcaaaatgatgGTAGATAAAGCAATGCATCCGTTACTAGCATCTCTTTTTCTTGTAATCTGGTTTGGAGGATCACTTCCCTATGCCTATGCTCAGCTGACTCCCACATTCTACGATGGAACATGCCCGAATGTGAGCACCATCATTCGAGGAGTCCTTGTTCAGGCTTTGCAGACAGATCCCAGGATTGGAGCCAGCCTCATTCGACTTCATTTCCATGATTGTTTTGTTGATGTAACCATCTGTATaactaattatgttatttttctaacgtTGTTAGATAATCATACATATTGTTTCTTGAACTTCAAGTGTTAATTACCAAGCTTGGTTCAGGGTTGTGATGGATCGATTCTTTTGGACAACACTGATACTATAGAGAGTGAGAAAGAAGCTGCTCCAAATAATAATTCAGCAAGGGGTTTTGATGTTGTTGATGACATGAAGGCTGCAGTAGAGAATGCTTGTCCTGGGATCGTCTCCTGTGCTGATATTCTCGCCATTGCAGCTGAAGAGTCTGTTCGTTTGGTATGTTAATGATTTCTCTTTCCTGTAACTTCTCAAACCTCAGTGAAttcaaagaaagaggagaaagcaaagagatttgttttttatttttgtcaaatcaTGGACTACTAATATGCTAATTTCTTTGAACCTAAAATTGAAAATGTGCTAATCTACGTGTCTTTGCTGCAGCTTCTTGTTTTTGGATACATTGTTGTTTGCTTcttaaattaatgtttgatcACAGGCAGGAGGACCCTCATGGACAGTTCCTTTGGGAAGAAGAGACAGCTTAATAGCAAACAGAAGTGGTGCTAATTCTGCCCTTCCGTCTCCCTTCGCGAGCCTTGATGTTCTCAAATCGAAGTTTGCAGCCGTGGGCCTCAACACCAGTAGTGACCTGGTTGCCCTTTCAGGCATGTCTTTGTTAGTATTCTAGTGATCCATTTATTGCTTGTTCCAAGGTTAATTTGACGTGCATGTTTTTCAGGTGCTCACACATTTGGAAGGGCTCAATGTTCAAGTTTCAATCTTAGATTGTATAATTTTAGTGGCAGTGGCAATCCTGATCCAACACTGAACACAACCTATCTAGCAGAACTTCAACAATTATGTCCTCAAGCTGGGAATGAGAGTGAGAGTGTTGTAACAAATCTTGATCCCACTACACCCGATACTTTCGATGGCAACTATTTTTCCAATCTTCAAACCAATGAAGGCCTGCTTCGTAGTGATCAAGAGTTGTTTTCTACTACAGGTGCCGATACCATTGACATTGTCAACAATTTTAGTAGTAATCAGACTGCATTCTTTGAAAGCTTTGTGGTGTCCATGATTAGAATGGGGAATATTAGCCCCTTAACCGGGACAGATGGAGAGATCAGATTGAATTGCAGAAGAGTCAACGACAACTCAACCGGATCAAATGCTCTCCTGGTTAGCTCAATTTAAATGAGAAGACAAGATTGAGATCAAATAAATGTCTATATGGTATGCTGCTAGCTAGCATCTTGGAAAGAAAACGCTACATGAAACAAGCCGGAGGCATACTTTTATGTATCTATATATGGTTCTCTAtttcagtttatgcatgctgcCTCCAAATCGATCTGTGTCTGCTGCAAATCAGCTTTGAGAGGCATAGTTTGAGTTGTACTAGATGCTCCTGCTACTAAATAATGTTAAATGCTACCTAATGCATTCTCACTTGTCATCATGGATCTTCAAACTATGACCTTAAAAGTGATTCTGCCATTTCCACTTTGACATCCACATACATACTTCCGAGATATTAAAATTACGTTCTTGAATTTGAAATGTTCAatatcaagagagagagagatggagaagATAAGGAAGGATTGGCCCTGAACTGACATAGACAAGGACCCAATTTATTGCATCACTTAAATTAAGTCCATCTGCCAAAATATAAAGGGTAGACCTAAGATTAATGCCCCAACTTTTAATAATTCACGTTCAGCCTCTCAGGTCTTGATTAAGCTATCAATCATCGTAATTGGGTTCTTAAAGTTTTAGATGTTCCTTAATTGAAACCCCCCTGTTTATGtccttaatttattaattacttCTAACTTGCACATATTATGCATGGGAAGATTTTAAAAGACAGACCAAATTGAGAAACGTATGATGGATTGGTGTCGAcacaattaagaaaattaatactCAGATACTATACTGACATGCAGTTCCTAGTTAGGGCCGGGGACTAACTTTGAGCTATtcccaaatataaataaaca
It encodes the following:
- the LOC7463603 gene encoding peroxidase A2; translation: MMVDKAMHPLLASLFLVIWFGGSLPYAYAQLTPTFYDGTCPNVSTIIRGVLVQALQTDPRIGASLIRLHFHDCFVDGCDGSILLDNTDTIESEKEAAPNNNSARGFDVVDDMKAAVENACPGIVSCADILAIAAEESVRLAGGPSWTVPLGRRDSLIANRSGANSALPSPFASLDVLKSKFAAVGLNTSSDLVALSGAHTFGRAQCSSFNLRLYNFSGSGNPDPTLNTTYLAELQQLCPQAGNESESVVTNLDPTTPDTFDGNYFSNLQTNEGLLRSDQELFSTTGADTIDIVNNFSSNQTAFFESFVVSMIRMGNISPLTGTDGEIRLNCRRVNDNSTGSNALLVSSI